The Osmerus eperlanus chromosome 22, fOsmEpe2.1, whole genome shotgun sequence genome window below encodes:
- the LOC134008663 gene encoding uromodulin-like, with translation MLCTMMTSSEALLLLLLVSTTSGKTTENMDDSDSTCDSCQSNELCIRNTQEQTWQCGRYAPELVCGRSYLEVGLLNSQLLSNGLDPSSAHLADPRCSAHQERDGRAWYQVERREGSCGNTLTANTTHAIYSNTLFLYAVGQNRVSTPIDVPFSCVYPMNTHASIDLAVVPRMPMNGIGIVAVGPKARASMSLFPNSSYTAPYPAGPVTLPLGSVLHVGVSVEETEIGRFVVVLEDCYATHSPDPNDLLKYLLIQHKCPTDRHQVTVEESGLSLQARFSALLFLFQGDYRDVYLHCSLNLCDQRNSSCSPVCSRRTARSVSESLHLKPLTIGPITCEYGVQPRLLICQS, from the exons ATGCTGTGCAcaatgatgacatcatcagaggCCCTTCTGTTGCTATTGCTGGTTTCAACCACATCTGGAAAAACCACAG AGAATATGGACGATTCTGATTCCACATGTGACAGCTGCCAATCAAACGAGCTCTGCATTAGAAACACCCAGGAACAGACCTGGCAGTGTGGGAGATATG ccccagagCTGGTGTGTGGGAGGAGCTACCTGGAGGTGGGTCTCCTCAACTCTCAGCTGTTATCCAACGGTCtggacccctcctctgctcACCTGGCCGACCCCCGCTGCTCCGCCCACCAGGAGCGTGACGGGAGGGCGTGGTACCAGGTGGAGCGCAGGGAGGGCAGCTGTGGAAACACTCTGACG GCAAACACCACCCACGCCATCTACTCCAACACTCTGTTCCTCTACGCTGTGGGCCAAAACAGGGTCAGCACCCCTATCGATGTTCCATTCAGCTGCGTCTATCCCATGAACACCCACGCCAGCATAGACCTGGCCGTCGTGCCCCGCATGCC GATGAATGGAATCGGAATTGTAGCAGTTGGTCCCAAGGCCAGGGCCTCCATGTCCCTGTTCCCCAACTCCAGCTACACAGCTCCTTACCCAGCAGGCCCGGTCACTCTGCCCCTGGGCTCCGTCCTGCATGTGGGCGTGTCTGTTGAGGAGACGGAGATTGGACGCTTTGTGGTCGTTCTGGAGGACTGCTACGCCACCCACTCCCCTGATCCTAATGACCTCCTGAAATACCTCCTTATCCAGCACAA gtgtccTACTGACCGTCACCAGGTGACCGTGGAGGAGAGTGGCTTGTCCCTCCAGGCTCGCTTCTCTGCGCTGCTGTTCCTGTTCCAGGGGGACTACAGGGACGTCTACCTGCACTGCAGCCTCAACCTGTGTGACCAGAGgaactcctcctgctctcct GTGTGCTCTAGAAGGACAGCCCGCTCTGTCTCTGAGTCCCTCCACCTCAAGCCCCTCACCATCGGACCAATCACCTGTGAGTATGGGGTCCAGCCCCGCCTCCTGATCTGTCAatcatga
- the LOC134009205 gene encoding uromodulin-like — translation MENNVPTISAQVPSHRQCPPSLLRCPPTDSAHHLCSVPTISAQVPSHRQCPPSLLRCPPIYSAHHLCSVPTISAQVPSHLQCPPSLLRCPPIYSAHHLCSVPTISAQVPSHRQGPPSLLRCPPTYSAHHLCSVPTISAQVPSHLQCPPSLLRCPPTNSAHHLCSGASVTPELVCGRSYLEVGLLKSQLAAKRLDNSSAHLAKPRCSSQDINGTGWFQMERWEGSCGTTLTTNGSYAIYSNSFFVYTIIETFEQPVRISFSCSYPLETEVNMDVVIKPYLELEGAIKDEGAQARASMSLFRDASYTAPYPAGPVTLPLGSILHVGVSVEETDAEAFVVVLEDCYATHSPDPDDLLKYFLIQHKCSTDRHQVTVEESGLSLQARFAALLFLFQEDYRDVYLHCSLNLCDQRNSSCSPMCSGRSVRSVDELVPLKPVTIGPITLTEYLHINNYKL, via the exons ATGGAAAATAACG TGCCCACCATCTCTGCTCAGGTGCCCTCCCACCGACAGTGCCCACCATCTCTGCTTAGGTGTCCTCCCACCGACAGTGCCCACCATCTCTGCTCAG TGCCCACCATCTCTGCTCAGGTGCCCTCCCACCGACAGTGCCCACCATCTCTGCTCAGGTGCCCTCCCATCTACAGTGCCCACCATCTCTGCTCAG TGCCCACCATCTCTGCTCAGGTGCCCTCCCACCTACAGTGCCCACCATCTCTGCTCAGGTGCCCTCCCATCTACAGTGCCCACCATCTCTGCTCAG TGCCCACCATCTCTGCTCAGGTGCCCTCCCACCGACAGGGACCACCATCTCTGCTCAGGTGTCCTCCCACCTACAGTGCCCACCATCTCTGCTCAG TGCCCACCATCTCTGCTCAGGTGCCCTCCCATCTACAGTGCCCACCATCTCTGCTCAG GTGCCCTCCCACCAACAGTGCCCACCATCTCTGCTCAGGTGCCTCAGTCACCCCAGAGCTGGTGTGTGGGAGGAGCTACCTGGAGGTGGGTCTCCTCAAGTCTCAGCTAGCGGCCAAACGTCTGGACAACTCCTCTGCTCACCTGGCCAAACCCCGCTGCTCCTCCCAGGATATTAACGGGACGGGGTGGTTCCAGATGGAGCGCTGGGAGGGCAGCTGTGGAACCACTCTGACG actAACGGCAGCTACGCCATCTACTCCAACAGTTTTTTTGTCTACACGATCATTGAGACCTTTGAACAACCCGTGAGgatctctttctcctgctcctATCCCCTGGAGACAGAGGTAAACATGGATGTGGTCATCAAACCATACCTGGA ACTTGAAGGTGCGATCAAAGATGAGGGTGCCCAGGCCAGGGCCTCCATGTCTCTGTTCCGTGATGCCAGCTACACAGCTCCTTACCCAGCAGGCCCGGTCACTCTGCCACTGGGCTCCATCCTGCATGTGGGCGTGTCTGTTGAAGAGACGGACGCTGAGGCCTTTGTGGTCGTTCTGGAGGACTGCTACGCAACCCACTCCCCTGATCCTGATGACCTCCTGAAATACTTCCTCATCCAGCACAA GTGTTCTACTGACCGTCACCAGGTGACCGTGGAGGAGAGTGGCTTGTCCCTCCAGGCTCGCTTCGCTGCGCTGCTGTTCCTGTTCCAGGAGGACTACAGGGACGTCTACCTGCACTGCAGCCTCAACCTGTGTGACCAGAGgaactcctcctgctctcct ATGTGTTCAGGAAGGTCTGTCCGCTCTGTCGATGAACTTGTACCCCTCAAGCCCGTCACCATTGGACCAATCACCTTGACAGAATACCTGCATATAAATAACTATAAGCTTTAA
- the LOC134008588 gene encoding pancreatic secretory granule membrane major glycoprotein GP2-like: MRRTVMMSEVFLLLLLASFISADQSTVPMDVSESPSPYSSSFWCGSRYCNNGLDCLEVDDSKRCVDPCDHYSILDDPRRSVSNKLHSDRYSLNDRDIRWAGWYRMMLNGVNAKIPEICVGESMCGAQYPLWLSSRHPRPEDGVVRSNVCGVGRGSCCRYDSKQIHVKMCPGGFYIYKLVTPYKSDSAYCAAVSELPTTTTTTTPEPTTTTTPEPTTTTTPEPTTTTTPEPTTTTTPEPTTTTTPEPTTTPEPTTTTTPKPTTTTTPEPTTTTTTTPKPTTTTTPEPTTTTTPEPTTTTTPEPTTTTTPEPTTTTTPEPTTTTTPKPTTTTTPEPTTTTTPEPTMTPEPTTTTTPEPTTTTTTTPEPTTTTTPEPTTTTTPEPTTTTTPEPTILPPIAKPYLECGRNVIEVGLPSAEMKAIGLDSSSAHLSDRLCSTHLERDGKMWYQVDRKEGSCGNSLKTNGSHAIFSNNIFVYPLNLASDSLSQPIRIHFSCVYPMDTETSLDVVIKPYLGLDGAGLVNVGPKAKASMSLFHSADYMEPYPAGPVTLPLGSVLHVGVSVQDTETDRFVVVLEDCYATHSANPYNLTRYFLIQHKCPADRRQVTVEESGLSLQARFSALLFLFQGDYRDVYLHCSLNLCDQRSSSCSPMCSGRSVRYVHELVPLKPVTIGPITWAQSLE, encoded by the exons ATGAGGCGCACAGTGATGATGTCAGAGGTTTTCCTGCTCCTACTGCTGGCAAGCTTCATCTCCGCAGACCAGAGCACTG TTCCTATGGATGTGTCTGAGAGTCCATCTCCCTATTCGTCCAGTTTCTGGTGCGGCTCCCGGTACTGCAACAACGGTCTGGACTGTCTGGAAGTCGACGACTCCAAAAGGTGTGTGGACCCCTGCGATCACTACTCCATCCTGGATGACCCTCGCCGCTCAGTCTCCAACAAGCTCCACTCGGACAGGTACTCTCTCAACGACCGCGACATCCGCTGGGCCGGGTGGTACCGCATGATGCTGAATGGCGTCAATGCTAAGATTCCCGAGATCTGCGTGGGAGAGTCCATGTGTGGGGCCCAGTACCCACTGTGGCTCAGCAGCAGACACCCCCGTCCGGAGGACGGAGTGGTACGTTCCAACGTGTGTGGCGTGGGGAGGGGCAGCTGCTGCAG GTATGACTCTAAGCAGATACACGTGAAAATGTGTCCTGGTGGCTTCTATATCTACAAGCTGGTGACACCTTATAAGAGCGATTCTGCCTACTGCGCTG ctgtttcagagctCCCAACAACTACAACTACCACGACCCCCGAACCCACCACTACCACGACCCCCGAACCCACCACTACCACGACCCCCGAACCCACCACTACCACGACCCCCGAACCCACCACTACCACGACCCCCGAACCCACCACTACCACGACCCCCGAACCCACCACGACCCCCGAACCCACCACTACCACGACCCCCAAACCCACCACTACCACGACCCCCGAACccaccactaccactaccacgACCCCCAAACCCACCACTACCACGACCCCCGAACCCACCACTACCACAACCCCCGAACCCACCACTACCACGACCCCCGAACCCACCACTACCACGACCCCCGAACCCACCACTACCACGACCCCCGAACCCACCACTACCACGACCCCCAAACCCACCACTACCACGACCCCCGAACCCACCACTACCACGACCCCCGAACCCACCATGACCCCCGAACCCACCACTACCACGACCCCCGAACccaccactaccactaccacgACCCCCGAACCAACCACTACCACGACCCCCGAACCCACCACTACCACGACCCCCGAACCCACCACTACCACGACCCCTGAACCCACAATTCTTCCACCAATTGCAAAGCCATACCTGGAGTGCGGGAGGAATGTCATAGAAGTAGGGCTCCCATCggctgagatgaaggccatcgGCCTGGACTCCTCCTCGGCACACCTGTCAGATCGTCTCTGCTCCACTCACCTGGAGCGTGACGGGAAGATGTGGTACCAGGTGGATCGCAAGGAGGGAAGCTGTGGAAACAGTCTGAAG ACCAACGGATCTCACGCTATCTTCTCCAACAACATCTTCGTTTACCCTTTGAACCTAgcctctgactctctgtctcaaccaatcagaatccaCTTCTCTTGCGTCTACCCAATGGACACAGAGACCAGTCTGGATGTGGTAATAAAGCCCTATTTGGG ACTGGATGGAGCAGGCCTGGTGAATGTGGGACCCAAGGCCAAGGCTTCCATGTCTCTGTTCCACAGCGCTGACTACATGGAGCCCTACCCAGCAGGCCCGGTCACTCTGCCCCTGGGCTCCGTCCTGCATGTGGGCGTGTCCGTACAGGACACAGAGACGGATCGCTTTGTGGTCGTTCTGGAGGACTGCTACGCCACCCACTCCGCCAATCCTTACAATCTCACAAGATACTTCCTCATCCAGCACAA GTGTCCAGCCGACCGTCGCCAGGTGACCGTGGAGGAGAGTGGCTTGTCCCTCCAGGCTCGCTTCTCTGCGCTGCTGTTCCTGTTCCAGGGGGACTACAGGGACGTCTACCTGCACTGCAGCCTCAACCTGTGTGACCAGAGgagctcctcctgctctcct
- the LOC134008759 gene encoding uromodulin-like has translation MLTTPPVDMTTGKMMCVSCKEGEVCLSKDGVTWTCERPENPSIPVPVMVCGPSALEVGLVKAHLAAIGLDSSSAHLADPRCSAHQERDGTVWYQVERREGSCGTTLRTNGSHAIYSNSLFVYPVGNVTFVRPLSVPFSCSYPLETDSSLGVAIRPYLAVKSAAVGQGSKVKASMTLFHNANYTEPYAMGPVTMAVGSVLHVGVSVDEKETERFVVVLDDCYATHSSKPADLMRYYLIQNGCPSDRRQVTVEESGLSLQARFSALLFLFQGDYRDVYLHCSLNLCDQRSSSCSPSCSARKRRSVTPTVTLAPLTFGPITWTES, from the exons ATGTTGACGACACCACCCGTTGACATGACAACGGGGAAAATGATGTGTGTGAGCTGTAAAGAGGGAGAGGTCTGCCTGAGCAAAGATGGTGTCACCTGGACATGTGAGAGACCAG agaaCCCCTCTATACCTGTTCCTGTGATGGTGTGTGGTCCCAGCgcgctggaggtggggctggtgaAGGCTCACCTGGCAGCCATCGGCCTGGACTCCTCCTCTGCTCACCTGGCCGACCCCCGCTGCTCCGCCCACCAGGAGCGTGACGGGACGGTGTGGTACCAGGTGGAGCGCAGGGAGGGAAGCTGTGGAACCACTCTCAGG ACCAACGGCAGCCACGCCATCTACTCCAACAGTCTGTTTGTCTACCCAGTAGGCAACGTGACCTTTGTTCGCCCCCTGAGCGTCCCGTTCTCCTGCTCGTATCCTCTGGAGACAGACTCCAGTCTGGGTGTGGCTATCCGACCATACCTGGC CGTGAAATCCGCTGCTGTCGGCCAGGGTTCAAAGGTCAAGGCGTCCATGACCCTGTTCCACAACGCTAACTACACCGAGCCTTACGCCATGGGCCCCGTCACCATGGCGGTGGGCTCTGTCCTGCACGTGGGCGTGTCCGTGGACGAGAAGGAGACGGAACGCTTTGTGGTCGTCCTGGACGACTGCTACGCCACCCACTCATCCAAACCTGCGGATCTCATGAGATACTACCTCATCCAGAAtgg TTGCCCTAGTGACCGTCGCCAGGTGACCGTGGAGGAGAGTGGCTTGTCCCTCCAGGCTCGCTTCTCTGCGCTGCTGTTCCTATTCCAGGGGGACTACAGGGACGTCTACCTGCACTGCAGCCTCAACCTGTGTGACCAGAGgagctcctcctgctctcct TCTTGTTCAGCCAGGAAACGTCGTTCAGTGACCCCAACTGTAACCCTGGCACCTCTCACCTTTGGACCAATCACAT GGACCGAGAGTTAG